In Spirochaeta lutea, the genomic stretch GCTAACTCAAAAAGACTTCAGGTGGGGATTCCGGGCCGCTGAGGTCTATATCACCGCCCGGTCTAACCAGGGGGATTTTCAGCAGGCCGTAAATATGGCTAACTCGGTATTGGCGATTAGTGCGGTCTCCCTTCCCGGCCTTACCTCCGACCCCCTCCAGGGACCGGCTCGCAGGAACCTGGCCCTTATCTACCATGCCCGCTCCCGGGCCTTCGAGGCCCAGGGAAGATATTTTGAAGCTCTGGACGATTTCCGGCGCTACCATTCCCTGTCCCAATCCAGCCGGGCTGCTACTACCAGTACCCAGCTGGGGATCATCCGGGAACAAATCGCAGCGACCCGGAACCTAACGGAACTTGAGCTCCTACAAAAGGACCTGGAAATCCAGCGCCTTCAGATCGACCGTCAGCAGAGCATCCGCAATCTGCTCCTGGTCAGTCTGCTCTTCCTCGGAATCTTGGCTCTGCTCATTACCCTGGTCTATCTCCGTTCCGTCCGGCAAAGCCTGGAATTCCGGCGGATGTCCCGGCACGATTTCCTTACCGGCCTGTACAACCGCCGGGCCTTTGTAGAGCAGGCAGTTTCCATGCTGGAACAGCTCAAGGCCGGCCCTGAAGAAACCTATGCGATTATTTTGGCCGATGTTGATCATTTCAAGCGGTTCAACGATACCTACGGCCACGAATGTGGTGATGAGGCCCTCAAATGGATTTCCGGTACCCTGAAGGAGGCATTACGGGAAAGCGATGTCCTGGCGCGCTGGGGGGGCGAGGAGTTCATCATGATGCTGCCGAATACAGGACTCTCTGCTGCGGAAGAGATTGCCCAACGGCTTCGAAAGCAGGTCAACCGGCAGATCTTCACCTTTCAAAGTCACCCCCTGGAGATAACCATGACCTTCGGGGTGAGTCAGCGTCTGCCAGGCCAGGGACTGGATCAAGTGATCGCCCATGCAGACCAGGCCCTCTACGCAGGCAAACAAAACGGCCGAAACCAGGTCAATTCATGGACGGCTTGAAGCCCATCTCCGCCAGCACCCAGTAGGCACCGCCCTTCTCCTTTAGGGCCTTCTTCCAGACCTGGGAGGCATCGGGTTCAAAAACCAGATCCGCCGAGGCAGGAATCACCGTCCAGGCAGCCTCAACCAGCTCATGCTCGAGTTGTCCGGCTCCCCATCCCGCATACCCCACGCAGAACCGTACATCCTTGGGTAGTCCCAGGGCATCTTCTGCCCGGAACACCCGGTCCATAATGGAGAAATCCGGCTCAAAAATAACCCCCGAAGCGGGATGAATAGCATGTTCACTCACCGCTCCGTCCGGCAGCCCGGAGTGAATAACAAAAACCCGGTTCTGCTCCACCGGTCCGCCCACGTACAAGCCGAGATTCCCCGAGGGCAGTCCGGCATACTCGGGCAACACATCCCGCACCACTGCATCCCCCGGCCGGTTCAGCACCAGCCCGAAGGCACCCTGCTCATCGTGGTGGATAACCAGAATGACGGTCTGTAAAAAATTTGGATCATGGAGTTCCGGCTCGGCTATCAACAGTTTTCCCGTAAGATCTATGCCGCTCTGAGATCCCGAGTTTTCATCTGCTCCTGGTTGAAGGGGTTCAGCCATGGTTTCAGTGTACACAAAAAAACCGGTCCCTGCCAGCCATGAACCTGGACAGACACCGGTGTTAGTAGACGATGATCCCCGGCGGTACGAAACCTTCCCGGTCAGCAGGGGGCTGCCGGACCGTCGAGCCCGGAACCCGGCAGCCCTTCACCAGGAAGGCGGACGCTTTCGGCTGTCCCTCCCCGGTGGCGCCGGGAAACTCAGCCCTGCGTCAGGAAGGCGGACGCGCCCAACAGTCCTTCCGGGCTGTTATGCCCTGGACTCAGCTACCATTCGCCGCAGAACGGTATGAAGGATTCCCCCGTTACGGTAGTAATCCACCTCAACCGAGCTATCGATGCGGCAAATCACCCCAAACTCCAGAGTGGAACCATCGGGACGCCGGACCGAAACCCGAATCTCCTGCTTGGGTTGAACCCCATCATCAACGGTTATGGTGTACTCCTCATCACCCTTCAATCCCAGAGATTCGGCACTCTCTCCCGGCTTAAACTGGAGGGGCAGAACCCCCATTCCTACCAGATTGCTCCGGTGAATCCGCTCGAAACTCTCAGCGATTACCGCCTGGACCCCAAGAAGCTGAACCCCCTTGGCTGCCCAGTCCCGGCTCGAGCCCATCCCGTAATCCTTACCGGCTAATACGATGGTCGGTACCTGCTGGGTTTTATACCGCTGGCTTGCTTCATAGATGCTGATCTGATCCCCCGAGGGCTGGTGGCGGGTCCAGCTTCCCTCGGTTCCCGGCGCCATCTGATTGCGCAGCCGGATGTTCGCAAAGGTTCCCCGGGTCATGATCCGGTCGTTACCCCTACGACTCCCGTAGGAATTAAAATCAGGCCGTGAAACCCCTTTTTCAGCCAGGTAGGTCCCAGCAGGGCTGTCATAGGCAATGGAACCTGCCGGGCTGATGTGGTCGGTGGTGATAGAATCGCCTACCTTTACCAGCACCCGGGCGTTCCCGATGGGGGAAATTGCCTGGGTCTCCAGTCCCATACCGACAAAGAAGGGCGGCTCCTGGATGTAGGTGGATTCCTCATTCCAGGGATAGACCTTGGTGGCTTGGAGGGGAATATCATTCCACCGGGGATTTGACTTCTCAATGCCCCCGTAACTCTTTTTAAACGCCTCCCGGTCCAGGGCCTTGCTGACATACCGGGCGAGTTCCTCTTCGCTGGGCCAGATATCCCGCATATAGACCGGCTTACCGTCCGTATCGGTTCCAATGGCGTCCTCATGCAGGTTTATGTGCATGGTTCCCGCAATAGCGTAGGCAACGCAGAGGGGCGGACTTGCCAGGAAGTTAATCTTGGTATGGGGATTCACACGTCCCTCAAAGTTCCGGTTCCCTGACAACACCGCACCGACTACCAGATCCTCCTTCTCCACTGCCTGAGCAATATGCTCCGGCAGGGGACCAGAGTTCCCGATACAGGTCATGCAGCCGTACCCGACCAAATTGAACCCCAACTGGTTCAGGTAGGGCATGAGCCCCGCCTTCTCAAGGTACTCCGTTACAACCACAGAGCCCGGAGCAAAGCTGGTCTTTACGTAGGGCTTAACCCGCAAGCCGCGTTCAGCCGCCTTTTTGGCGACCAGTCCCGCGCCGATGAGCACCGAGGGATTAGAGGTGTTCGTACAGCTGGTGATGGAGGCGATAACCACATCCCCCTGATGCAGCTCGTATTCCTTCCCCGAGGGATCCTTGATCAGGGCAGACTTCTGGAGATCCCCATCCTGGAGGGCGTATCCCCGCTCCTTAATGGGCGCCTTGTAGATCGTTTTCAGGGTTTTAGGCACATCCTGTAAGCTTATCCGGTCCTGGGGCCGTTTGGGTCCGGCAATACTTGCCTCTACGGTAGCCAGATCAAGATCCAACACAGCCTGGTATTCCGGCTCGGGATTCGACTCGTCCCCAAAGATCCCCTGGGCCCGGGTGTAGGTTTCCACCAACTCGAGCAAATCTTCATCCCGCCCGGTGGCGTACATATACTCCAAGGTCTTTTTGTCCGGAGGGAAGAACCCGGCGGTCGCACCGTATTCAGGAGCCATATTCGCCAGGGTAGCACGGTCGGGCACCGTCAGGGCCCCCATCCCCGGACCGAAGAACTCAACGATCTTTCCGACCACACCGTGTTCGCGGAGCATCTGGGTAACCCTCAGCACCAGGTCCGTGGCGGTAATCCCCGCCCGCAGACTGCCCCGCAGCCGAACACCCACTACCGGGGGAGCCAGCATGTAGATCGGCTGACCGAGCATCGCCGCCTCAGCCTCAATTCCTCCCACACCCCAGCCCAGGATCCCAAGACCGTTGATCATGGTGGTGTGGCTGTCGGTACCCACCAGGGTATCGAAGTACGCCACATCTCCCTCGGGAGTGGTAACAGTCTGAACCACCTTACCCAGATACTCCAGATTCACCTGGTGGCAGATACCGCTGGCAGGGGGGACAACGTGAAAATTCTCCAACGCAGCCTGACCCCACCGGAGAAACTCATACCGTTCCTTATTCCGATGGAACTCCAGGTCCATATTCTGTTTAAACGCCTCGGAGGTACCGAAAAAGTCGGTATTAACCGAATGATCGATCACCAGGTTCACCGGCAGCTTGGGATTAATCTTTTCGGGATCACCCCCCATCCGCTCCATAGCACTCCGCATGGCTGCAAGATCCACTACACAGGGAACACCCGTAAAATCTTGAAGTAGTACCCGTGCGGGGGTATAGGGGATTTCAATGTCCGCAGGGTCTGCAGGATTATAGGTTAAGAAGGATTCAACGTGGTCCTTGGTGACCTCTTGTTCGTTTACATTTCGCAGTACCGATTCCAGGAGAACCCGGATGCTATAGGGTAACCGGGTTATGTCCTTACCCAGCTTCTTCCCCAGCTCGGCAATACTAAAATACTGGTATTCCTTCCCACCGGCTTTCAGACTCGACCGGACACCGAAAAAATCCTCATAGGCAGATCTCTGCATACACGCTCCTTAATTGTATCTCCAGCTGAGGGATACCGCCCAGGGCGCACCCCTCCAAGGGTATTCGTTTCCTCATACTACCGGGTTTACCGGCAATTCTGCAAGGTAAGCCGGGGCTACCCGGCCCCCCCCCCTGCCCCGCCGGTCATCGGTCACTCTCCAAGACCCCGGCGCGCACTTCCTCGGGTAATCCGGAGTCCGTAGCGGTGCAGCAGCTGTTCGAGGCTCTGATAGGCTTTCGGACTGGCCGGATCTTTGAGCCACCGGAGTACCAGATCCGTCATCCCCAGCCCTTCCTCCGAGGCCGGATCGATTCCCAGCAGCCCGAGATTCCGCAGATCCGCAATCCCGGCAAAACCCCTGGCCTGCGTATCCCCATGGATCCCCCCATCCTCCAAAAGACCATCATTCAGGAGAATCCGGCTGTTATAGACCTCCGGCAGGTGCAGGGGCCGTTTTACCCACACCACCTGAACATCACCCTCCTGCTGATCCAGAACCGAGGTTTTCCGGCACCGGGCCACACACTCCGGAGAGAAGTT encodes the following:
- a CDS encoding YqgE/AlgH family protein; the protein is MAEPLQPGADENSGSQSGIDLTGKLLIAEPELHDPNFLQTVILVIHHDEQGAFGLVLNRPGDAVVRDVLPEYAGLPSGNLGLYVGGPVEQNRVFVIHSGLPDGAVSEHAIHPASGVIFEPDFSIMDRVFRAEDALGLPKDVRFCVGYAGWGAGQLEHELVEAAWTVIPASADLVFEPDASQVWKKALKEKGGAYWVLAEMGFKPSMN
- the acnA gene encoding aconitate hydratase AcnA, which translates into the protein MQRSAYEDFFGVRSSLKAGGKEYQYFSIAELGKKLGKDITRLPYSIRVLLESVLRNVNEQEVTKDHVESFLTYNPADPADIEIPYTPARVLLQDFTGVPCVVDLAAMRSAMERMGGDPEKINPKLPVNLVIDHSVNTDFFGTSEAFKQNMDLEFHRNKERYEFLRWGQAALENFHVVPPASGICHQVNLEYLGKVVQTVTTPEGDVAYFDTLVGTDSHTTMINGLGILGWGVGGIEAEAAMLGQPIYMLAPPVVGVRLRGSLRAGITATDLVLRVTQMLREHGVVGKIVEFFGPGMGALTVPDRATLANMAPEYGATAGFFPPDKKTLEYMYATGRDEDLLELVETYTRAQGIFGDESNPEPEYQAVLDLDLATVEASIAGPKRPQDRISLQDVPKTLKTIYKAPIKERGYALQDGDLQKSALIKDPSGKEYELHQGDVVIASITSCTNTSNPSVLIGAGLVAKKAAERGLRVKPYVKTSFAPGSVVVTEYLEKAGLMPYLNQLGFNLVGYGCMTCIGNSGPLPEHIAQAVEKEDLVVGAVLSGNRNFEGRVNPHTKINFLASPPLCVAYAIAGTMHINLHEDAIGTDTDGKPVYMRDIWPSEEELARYVSKALDREAFKKSYGGIEKSNPRWNDIPLQATKVYPWNEESTYIQEPPFFVGMGLETQAISPIGNARVLVKVGDSITTDHISPAGSIAYDSPAGTYLAEKGVSRPDFNSYGSRRGNDRIMTRGTFANIRLRNQMAPGTEGSWTRHQPSGDQISIYEASQRYKTQQVPTIVLAGKDYGMGSSRDWAAKGVQLLGVQAVIAESFERIHRSNLVGMGVLPLQFKPGESAESLGLKGDEEYTITVDDGVQPKQEIRVSVRRPDGSTLEFGVICRIDSSVEVDYYRNGGILHTVLRRMVAESRA